The Thermosulfurimonas sp. F29 genome includes a window with the following:
- a CDS encoding CDP-alcohol phosphatidyltransferase family protein — MTFTERIKAKSEPFFLPMVRGLARLRVHPNVVSVCGFLGVAMAGMAIGMGRTFLGGVLLALFGPLDAVDGLLARRTNRASTFGAFLDSTLDRYAEIALFLGLTFHFLRLGSVAGVLLSLLTLGGSLMVSYTRARAEGLGLSCKVGLFTRFERLLALTLGLLTGWVLPVLAALALLTHLTAFQRILHVYRESRK, encoded by the coding sequence ATGACCTTTACGGAAAGGATCAAGGCCAAGAGCGAGCCCTTTTTTCTCCCGATGGTTCGGGGGCTGGCCAGACTGCGCGTGCATCCCAATGTGGTCTCGGTGTGCGGATTTCTGGGGGTGGCCATGGCCGGGATGGCCATCGGGATGGGCAGAACCTTCCTGGGAGGAGTGTTGCTGGCCCTTTTCGGTCCGCTGGATGCGGTGGACGGTTTGCTCGCCCGCCGAACCAATCGGGCCTCCACCTTCGGGGCCTTTCTGGATTCCACTCTGGATCGCTACGCCGAAATCGCCCTCTTCCTGGGACTGACCTTTCACTTTCTGCGTCTGGGGTCCGTGGCCGGGGTGTTGCTTTCCCTTTTGACCCTGGGAGGGTCGCTTATGGTCAGTTACACCCGCGCCCGGGCCGAAGGCCTGGGGCTCTCCTGCAAGGTGGGGCTCTTCACCAGGTTCGAGCGACTTCTGGCTCTCACCCTGGGACTCCTTACCGGGTGGGTGTTGCCGGTGCTTGCCGCCCTGGCTTTGCTCACCCACCTCACCGCCTTTCAGCGCATCCTGCATGTCTACCGCGAAAGCCGCAAATAG
- the rsmI gene encoding 16S rRNA (cytidine(1402)-2'-O)-methyltransferase, whose translation MSTAKAANRGTLFVVATPIGNLRDISLRALEVLREADLLLCEDTRTARKLLSRYRIRGKKLLSLYRENERKRLREVLAALGRGGRVVLLSEAGTPGISDPGALVVAKVREAGYPVVPVPGPSALTALLSVSGFDAGKGFVFLGFPPARRGERLKWLESVKGLPFLLVFFVPPHRLCTFLEDALAVLGNRRAVLGRELTKVFEEILALHLEELVRLFRKREARGEFVLVVEGALSGTGRGSVEEAVEEVRALRRKGRSLREAVKEVAFRRNLSAKELYRRVVDAEGRDAPSEGNSPEPGA comes from the coding sequence ATGTCTACCGCGAAAGCCGCAAATAGGGGCACCCTTTTCGTGGTGGCCACCCCTATCGGGAACCTGCGGGACATATCCCTGCGGGCCCTCGAGGTCCTGCGGGAGGCCGATCTTCTCCTGTGCGAGGACACCCGCACCGCCCGCAAACTCCTTTCGCGGTACCGCATCAGAGGGAAGAAGCTTCTGAGTCTTTATCGGGAAAACGAGAGGAAACGCCTGCGGGAGGTCCTGGCCGCCCTGGGCAGAGGGGGGCGGGTGGTCCTGCTTTCCGAGGCCGGCACCCCGGGAATCTCCGATCCGGGGGCCCTGGTGGTGGCGAAGGTCAGGGAGGCGGGGTATCCGGTGGTGCCGGTGCCCGGTCCCTCGGCCCTCACGGCTCTTCTTTCGGTTTCGGGGTTCGACGCGGGAAAGGGTTTCGTCTTTCTCGGATTTCCCCCGGCACGAAGGGGGGAAAGGCTTAAATGGCTCGAGAGCGTGAAAGGTCTTCCTTTTCTTCTGGTCTTTTTCGTGCCACCTCATCGTCTGTGCACCTTTCTGGAGGACGCTCTTGCCGTACTGGGAAACCGGCGAGCCGTGCTGGGACGCGAACTGACCAAGGTGTTCGAGGAGATTCTGGCGCTGCACCTTGAGGAGCTCGTCCGGCTCTTTCGGAAACGGGAGGCCCGGGGGGAGTTCGTGCTCGTAGTTGAGGGAGCACTTTCGGGGACCGGAAGGGGTTCCGTGGAGGAAGCGGTGGAGGAGGTGCGGGCTCTGCGCCGGAAGGGGCGTTCCCTCCGGGAAGCCGTTAAGGAGGTGGCCTTCCGGCGCAATCTTTCGGCCAAAGAACTCTATCGCCGGGTGGTTGACGCGGAGGGCCGGGATGCACCTTCGGAAGGTAATTCGCCGGAGCCCGGTGCTTAA
- a CDS encoding radical SAM protein yields the protein MHLRKVIRRSPVLKAPAFGCLRGIPSVNLTRGCLHACVYCYARAFPETPRGEVWLYGNLAERLRTELRRLSARGRLPRAVTFSTASDLFQPHPEVRRLAVEILKLVLSAGLRVSFLTKGYIPEETWPLFADFSSQIRPRVGLVSISRDYHRLFEPRTAPPSVRLSQIERLSAMGLEPSVRIDPVIPGLTDREEALEALFRRLSLGGVKEVSVSYLVLRPGVIRQMARELPAGIFRAILKCYEGQPWQKVITSATTKLAKREIRERGYALFREVGRAYGLRVRICGCKNPDLPFEDCVPWERGTPDENLWDLPLFSRKIYSVKYADKFSGSGISETA from the coding sequence ATGCACCTTCGGAAGGTAATTCGCCGGAGCCCGGTGCTTAAGGCCCCGGCCTTCGGGTGCCTCCGGGGGATACCCTCGGTGAACCTCACCCGGGGGTGTTTGCACGCCTGCGTTTACTGCTACGCCCGGGCCTTTCCGGAAACGCCGCGGGGTGAGGTGTGGCTCTACGGCAATCTCGCCGAAAGGCTGAGAACCGAGCTCCGGCGGCTTTCGGCCCGGGGGCGGCTCCCTCGCGCCGTGACCTTCTCCACGGCCTCGGACCTCTTCCAGCCCCACCCGGAAGTAAGGCGTCTTGCGGTGGAAATTCTCAAGCTCGTGCTTTCCGCCGGTCTCCGGGTCTCCTTCCTCACCAAAGGTTACATACCGGAGGAGACCTGGCCCCTCTTTGCAGATTTTTCCTCACAGATAAGACCGCGGGTGGGGCTGGTCTCGATCTCGCGAGACTACCACCGGCTTTTTGAACCCCGCACGGCCCCGCCCTCGGTTCGCCTCTCCCAGATCGAGCGACTTTCCGCCATGGGACTTGAGCCTTCCGTAAGAATTGACCCCGTGATCCCGGGCCTTACCGACCGGGAGGAGGCCCTTGAGGCCCTGTTTCGAAGGCTTTCTCTCGGGGGAGTGAAGGAGGTTTCGGTAAGTTATCTCGTTCTGCGCCCGGGGGTTATCCGGCAAATGGCCCGGGAACTCCCCGCCGGGATTTTCAGAGCCATCCTGAAGTGCTACGAAGGACAGCCCTGGCAGAAGGTCATCACCTCCGCCACCACCAAACTGGCCAAAAGGGAGATCCGCGAGAGGGGCTATGCTCTCTTTCGGGAGGTGGGTCGGGCTTACGGTCTCAGGGTAAGGATCTGCGGGTGCAAAAATCCGGATCTCCCCTTCGAGGACTGTGTACCCTGGGAAAGGGGGACTCCCGACGAAAATCTCTGGGATCTTCCTCTTTTTTCCCGAAAGATTTATAGTGTGAAGTATGCAGATAAATTTTCAGGATCCGGAATTTCGGAAACTGCTTGA
- a CDS encoding glycosyltransferase family 4 protein: MRPKVGFGLGGAENYTAWVARELVRAGHEVAVVADRCEVPGVRHLRARILGRGSLAKTLSFFFAARRVLARERFDVVYATGRFSPADWVRISDPLHIVWLRLGYERPPVLWPLRPRHRLILWLERESLRQARRVIANSRLVARQVGEYYPGVAEKVEVIYNGVDLERFNPSVRRFRAGVRRELGLSEEDRVLLFAGSDWRRKGLPLLLSALEKLPETVKLVVAGGKRLGKRERVYYLGPVREIEKLYGAADLFVLPTRYDPFANVVLEALACGLPVITTPENGAAELIREGITGYICPQDTFFLPQTFLFAALPEKCFCSVENLSWERHLRYLLL; this comes from the coding sequence GTGCGTCCTAAAGTGGGGTTCGGTCTGGGCGGGGCGGAGAACTACACCGCCTGGGTGGCGCGGGAGCTCGTGCGTGCCGGCCACGAGGTGGCGGTGGTGGCGGACCGGTGTGAGGTTCCCGGAGTGCGACACCTGCGGGCGAGGATTTTAGGCCGGGGAAGTCTGGCCAAGACTCTTTCCTTTTTCTTCGCCGCCCGACGGGTGCTTGCCCGGGAGCGCTTCGATGTGGTTTACGCCACGGGACGGTTTTCCCCGGCGGACTGGGTGAGGATTTCGGATCCGCTTCACATCGTCTGGCTCAGGCTGGGCTACGAGAGACCGCCTGTCCTGTGGCCTCTCAGGCCCCGGCACCGGCTGATCCTCTGGCTTGAGCGGGAAAGCCTTCGGCAGGCCCGCCGCGTGATCGCCAACTCAAGGCTCGTAGCCCGGCAGGTGGGCGAATATTATCCCGGGGTCGCGGAAAAGGTGGAGGTAATTTACAACGGGGTGGACCTCGAGCGTTTCAACCCCTCGGTGCGCCGTTTTCGGGCCGGGGTGAGGAGGGAACTCGGCCTCAGCGAGGAGGACCGGGTGCTTCTTTTCGCGGGGTCCGACTGGCGGAGGAAGGGGTTGCCACTTCTTCTTTCGGCCCTTGAAAAACTCCCGGAAACGGTCAAACTTGTAGTGGCCGGAGGGAAGAGGTTGGGGAAGCGTGAGCGCGTGTACTACCTGGGGCCGGTGAGAGAGATAGAGAAACTTTACGGAGCCGCGGATCTCTTCGTGCTTCCCACCCGGTACGATCCCTTTGCCAATGTGGTGCTTGAGGCCCTGGCCTGCGGCCTTCCGGTCATAACCACCCCCGAAAACGGCGCGGCGGAGCTCATCAGGGAAGGGATTACGGGATACATCTGTCCCCAAGATACTTTTTTCTTGCCCCAAACTTTTTTGTTTGCTGCTCTACCTGAAAAATGTTTTTGTTCAGTAGAAAACTTGTCTTGGGAAAGACACCTTAGATACTTACTCCTATGA
- a CDS encoding glycosyltransferase — translation MKILYAFSEELPIPKARGLQSCATVYALGKKGTVWLVAPFQKDPFYFYQIPKSPGIKLVNLSRRISFFKSTILWALKLRLLIAKIRPHVIFLRHFKLAYYLSKWKVKPLVFEVHEILRDKHPDWKNLHEQEDILYRKVAGLVFISQGLRKRALEVYNFKKPWVVVPSGTFLCHQCANKKLEGETKDIYYVGTAHYSWKGIATLFEALTKTNLHLHLIGPFSQDNIPSVLKNRVKIYGWQSLRKIYHLLYFAQIGILPNTRQIPVSCLYTSPMKLLDYMATKTAIVAADLPSVRELVSEEEALFFEPDNPSSLAKALKELAQNPSLREWLASNAYRKAQYFTWDQRANHLYQFFEELL, via the coding sequence ATGAAAATTCTTTATGCCTTTTCAGAAGAACTTCCTATTCCTAAAGCCAGAGGTTTGCAATCGTGTGCAACAGTTTATGCTTTAGGAAAAAAAGGTACGGTATGGTTAGTAGCTCCCTTCCAAAAAGATCCCTTTTATTTTTATCAGATACCTAAATCTCCAGGGATAAAATTAGTAAATCTTTCTCGGAGGATAAGTTTTTTTAAGTCCACTATTCTATGGGCCTTAAAGCTCCGCTTATTGATTGCTAAAATTAGACCTCATGTTATTTTTCTTCGACATTTTAAGTTGGCTTATTATCTTTCGAAGTGGAAAGTCAAGCCTTTAGTTTTTGAGGTGCATGAAATTTTGCGAGATAAACATCCTGATTGGAAGAATTTACATGAACAAGAAGATATTCTTTATAGAAAAGTTGCTGGTTTGGTTTTTATTTCTCAAGGTTTGAGAAAGAGAGCCCTAGAAGTTTATAACTTTAAAAAACCTTGGGTGGTTGTTCCTTCAGGAACTTTTCTTTGTCACCAATGTGCGAACAAAAAGTTAGAAGGAGAAACTAAAGACATTTATTATGTAGGTACCGCTCATTACTCCTGGAAGGGCATAGCTACTCTTTTTGAAGCCTTAACTAAAACAAATCTTCATTTACATCTTATAGGTCCATTCTCACAAGATAATATTCCTTCAGTTTTAAAAAATCGCGTGAAAATCTATGGCTGGCAATCTCTAAGAAAGATCTATCATCTTCTTTATTTTGCCCAAATAGGTATATTGCCCAATACCAGGCAGATACCAGTAAGTTGCCTTTATACTAGTCCCATGAAACTATTAGATTATATGGCTACCAAGACTGCTATTGTAGCCGCAGATCTTCCGAGTGTGCGAGAACTGGTCTCTGAAGAAGAAGCTCTTTTTTTTGAGCCTGATAATCCATCTTCGTTAGCTAAAGCTTTAAAAGAATTAGCCCAAAATCCTTCTTTAAGAGAATGGTTAGCTTCAAATGCTTATCGAAAAGCTCAATATTTCACCTGGGACCAACGAGCTAATCATCTCTATCAATTTTTTGAGGAACTCTTATGA
- a CDS encoding class I SAM-dependent methyltransferase — MRLVSLIEDRKFRLPRKWSNQELQKFAPLFRGKVINVSAWKDQDKEGRRYKDYFENASEYCISNYYSEFRGFQGNLEKEIFLDLTIPIPKELENQFDVVFNHTTLEHIFDVFTAFQNLCRLTKDILIIVVPFLQEQHEDFGDYWRFTPLTLKKLMQQNNLEMIYINYNDTGNTSIYLFAIGSKNPEKWEKIRQDPNNKLAFINNHKLGQKTIKNSLIFQLIKCLKSPKNLWKRKT; from the coding sequence ATGAGGTTAGTATCCTTAATCGAAGATCGGAAATTTCGTCTCCCCAGAAAATGGTCTAATCAGGAGCTTCAGAAATTTGCTCCCTTATTTCGGGGTAAGGTAATTAATGTAAGTGCCTGGAAAGATCAAGACAAAGAAGGCCGCCGCTATAAAGATTATTTCGAAAATGCCTCTGAATATTGTATTTCAAATTATTATAGCGAGTTTCGGGGGTTTCAAGGCAATCTTGAGAAAGAAATTTTTCTAGATCTCACAATTCCTATTCCTAAAGAATTAGAAAATCAATTCGATGTAGTTTTTAACCATACTACTTTAGAACATATTTTCGATGTTTTTACTGCTTTTCAAAACCTTTGTCGTCTTACTAAAGATATTCTCATAATTGTAGTTCCTTTTTTGCAAGAGCAACATGAAGATTTTGGAGACTATTGGAGATTTACTCCTCTTACCCTTAAAAAGTTGATGCAGCAAAACAATTTAGAAATGATTTATATAAATTACAACGATACAGGCAACACAAGCATTTATTTATTTGCCATAGGATCTAAAAACCCCGAAAAATGGGAAAAAATTCGCCAAGATCCAAACAATAAACTTGCTTTTATTAATAACCATAAATTAGGACAAAAAACAATTAAAAATTCACTTATTTTTCAATTAATTAAATGCTTAAAATCACCCAAGAATTTATGGAAAAGAAAAACTTAA
- a CDS encoding glycosyltransferase family 39 protein, with amino-acid sequence MAALEMMERGEYVIPYIEGRPYLLKPPFYNWVLIGFFKTFGSHSEFVARLSSVTAATLTAFFLALIFRAVARPPGLLWVLPGLVFLSTPEVLDKACRAEIDMTYTFLVTVSVFSWFYFHEVRQRPYVAWVLGLGFTALATLTKTFQAVAFFYTPVIPYLLVKKRFRELFSLAHFVGLVIYASIFALWLVPASQRVGVKTILQAWFGEYLAKKNPLDSSGFWGHFLKFPLEYIQGYLPWIVFLPGWSNRKVREVSTSSIKFLALFSFFLVAFSFPFYWFSPGSRLRYILPTAGGFSFLVSIPICVFWQENHSPGFIRLPINVLIALTTLTIPIFAYLSCRKLHLNENFQAIFVLSLFFIVGILFFTAKEFRSWLVKLFVYMLMAKLSFAAVYFTYQDRYRDHYRRASRILLSHLQANETLCDYGVNTPHITYYLRYAFKSRIRLKLVGREELSQCNTVLTRGGINLSGFNPLLHFRARHTPLVLWKRK; translated from the coding sequence GTGGCCGCCCTCGAGATGATGGAGCGGGGCGAATATGTCATCCCCTATATCGAGGGCCGGCCCTATCTCCTGAAACCTCCCTTTTACAACTGGGTGCTCATCGGCTTTTTCAAGACCTTCGGGAGCCACTCGGAGTTCGTGGCCCGGCTTAGTTCCGTGACCGCGGCCACCCTCACGGCCTTCTTCCTGGCCCTGATCTTCCGGGCCGTGGCCCGTCCGCCGGGACTCCTCTGGGTCCTCCCCGGCCTGGTCTTTCTTTCCACGCCCGAGGTCCTGGACAAGGCCTGCCGGGCCGAAATAGACATGACCTACACTTTTCTAGTCACGGTATCCGTCTTTTCGTGGTTTTACTTTCACGAAGTACGACAACGCCCTTATGTAGCCTGGGTGCTGGGGCTGGGATTTACCGCCCTTGCCACCCTGACCAAGACCTTTCAGGCCGTGGCGTTTTTTTATACCCCGGTAATCCCCTATCTTTTGGTCAAAAAGCGCTTTAGAGAGCTTTTTTCCTTGGCCCATTTTGTAGGACTCGTCATATACGCGAGTATCTTTGCCTTATGGTTAGTGCCGGCCTCCCAAAGGGTGGGGGTCAAAACCATTCTTCAGGCCTGGTTTGGAGAATACCTCGCCAAAAAAAATCCTCTTGACTCCTCGGGGTTTTGGGGGCATTTCCTCAAATTTCCTCTGGAGTACATTCAAGGATATCTTCCCTGGATTGTTTTTTTGCCGGGGTGGTCGAACAGAAAAGTCAGAGAAGTTTCTACTTCGAGTATTAAGTTTTTAGCTTTATTTTCGTTTTTTTTAGTGGCTTTTTCTTTTCCTTTCTACTGGTTTTCCCCGGGAAGCCGATTGCGTTATATTCTTCCCACTGCCGGGGGATTTTCCTTTTTAGTTAGTATCCCCATCTGTGTGTTTTGGCAGGAAAATCACTCTCCCGGATTTATTCGCCTGCCGATTAATGTTCTGATAGCATTAACTACACTAACCATACCAATATTTGCCTATTTGAGCTGCAGGAAATTGCATCTTAATGAAAATTTTCAGGCAATATTTGTCCTGAGTCTTTTTTTTATTGTGGGAATATTGTTTTTTACGGCCAAAGAATTTAGATCTTGGCTTGTTAAACTTTTTGTTTATATGTTAATGGCAAAGCTTAGTTTTGCGGCGGTCTACTTTACGTATCAGGATCGCTATCGCGATCATTATCGGCGCGCCTCCCGTATTCTTCTGTCCCATCTTCAAGCGAATGAGACTTTATGTGATTACGGTGTAAACACTCCTCACATTACTTATTACCTTCGCTATGCTTTTAAGTCCAGAATCCGCCTAAAGCTCGTTGGTCGAGAAGAACTTTCACAATGTAACACGGTTCTCACCCGAGGAGGAATAAACCTTTCGGGATTCAATCCTCTTTTGCATTTCAGGGCTCGCCATACTCCTTTGGTCTTGTGGAAAAGAAAATGA
- a CDS encoding lipopolysaccharide kinase InaA family protein, with translation MNDFINLYSVRKVYSVVELWGRSHRIINILEQLLVIRKDFQRSLIKEGKSTRAEKLKTDDGALWFLKWYKVKGIFNFIFYRVGMAPPFRAVYNARLIREKGFPVLVPEGIWLFRSPLSEGFWGGLIFSYVEDFEKLPFLWEKARRDPKFLDVILSDLIMLLERLHARGIYIRDTKANNFLLRPGKDPLLFDLDAVKFFPGCVPDRFRRKNFRVLIKTLKRKNIPEEWLQSWFER, from the coding sequence ATGAATGATTTTATAAATTTATATTCTGTTAGAAAGGTTTATTCTGTGGTTGAATTATGGGGAAGATCCCATCGAATTATAAATATACTGGAACAGCTACTGGTAATACGGAAAGACTTTCAGAGATCGCTTATTAAAGAGGGTAAATCTACCAGGGCGGAAAAACTCAAGACCGATGACGGCGCGCTGTGGTTTTTGAAGTGGTATAAAGTTAAAGGAATTTTTAATTTTATTTTTTATCGTGTGGGTATGGCCCCCCCTTTTAGGGCTGTTTACAATGCTCGTTTGATTAGAGAAAAAGGCTTTCCGGTACTTGTACCGGAAGGGATCTGGCTTTTTCGGAGCCCCCTCTCCGAAGGGTTCTGGGGAGGGCTAATTTTTTCTTATGTAGAAGATTTTGAAAAACTTCCTTTCTTGTGGGAAAAGGCTCGCAGAGATCCAAAATTTTTAGATGTCATTCTTTCCGATCTTATCATGCTTTTAGAAAGACTTCACGCGAGAGGAATTTACATCCGGGATACCAAGGCCAACAACTTTCTTTTACGCCCGGGTAAAGATCCCCTTCTTTTTGATCTCGATGCGGTAAAATTTTTTCCGGGGTGCGTTCCCGATAGGTTTCGGCGCAAAAATTTTAGAGTATTAATAAAAACTCTAAAACGAAAAAATATACCGGAAGAGTGGCTTCAATCGTGGTTCGAAAGATAA
- a CDS encoding asparagine synthase C-terminal domain-containing protein has translation MASIVVRKITPEQTPLKFEGPPAGERPLYLYLDKERRFIIVSDNILTLFRHPEVDTPLEISPEGISFLLQSGVIPTPRTIFKNLFVLNIGDFAEVKAGKKGLEIFFGHEFLYPASRRNPEVIPDEKRLLELLAQAVLTRLQPGAPVYLFQSLGKDSNTIALALAEAGFKEVTCLTLSTGDRKDESEIAAKIARKLGFPHRKLPVPEKISKRHKDEIIFYFENIPLPCVDGVSLAYPLYATQLDFRGTNIIDGSGNDIYMGHVPRKIEYQRQKIYPHFLFLRLFAEKLPTGNAFQKLARTRTEMVGALGFSYRDARRIYPLAEPVFPFWQAEDRKRRGWDYFDLKADVWGPNFEFDLVMRKVRNFAAVYKAHLIMPWTDAEVAAYVASFPEKYLYDRKNFKNKLFLRQILKKYLGIDSDALGKYSYGFNAYLFLQKMSPEAEEEILKCSLWNPKGVKKVLDRLSILARQGNRMARKLWVRLYLLSAWYNYNRYIKR, from the coding sequence GTGGCTTCAATCGTGGTTCGAAAGATAACACCGGAACAAACGCCGTTAAAATTCGAAGGACCTCCTGCCGGAGAAAGACCTCTTTATCTCTACCTGGATAAAGAACGGCGTTTTATTATCGTTTCGGATAATATACTTACTCTTTTCCGGCATCCGGAAGTAGATACACCCCTTGAGATCTCCCCGGAGGGTATCTCGTTTCTCCTTCAGAGCGGGGTAATTCCCACTCCCCGGACCATTTTTAAAAACTTGTTCGTACTTAATATTGGGGACTTTGCGGAAGTAAAAGCCGGAAAGAAAGGTCTTGAGATCTTCTTCGGGCACGAATTTCTCTATCCCGCTTCCCGCAGAAATCCGGAAGTTATTCCGGACGAGAAACGATTACTTGAGCTTCTGGCGCAGGCGGTTCTAACGAGGCTTCAACCGGGAGCTCCGGTTTATCTCTTCCAGAGTTTGGGAAAAGATAGCAATACTATCGCTCTGGCTTTAGCTGAAGCCGGATTCAAAGAAGTTACCTGCCTTACGCTTTCTACGGGAGACCGTAAAGACGAAAGTGAAATAGCAGCTAAAATTGCCCGGAAACTCGGTTTTCCTCATCGCAAACTCCCTGTACCAGAGAAGATTTCTAAACGACATAAGGACGAAATAATTTTCTATTTCGAAAATATTCCTCTCCCATGTGTGGACGGTGTTTCCCTAGCCTATCCCCTCTATGCCACCCAGCTCGATTTTCGAGGAACAAATATTATTGATGGAAGTGGGAATGATATTTATATGGGCCATGTTCCCAGAAAAATAGAATATCAGCGTCAAAAAATTTATCCACATTTTCTTTTTCTGCGTTTGTTCGCCGAAAAACTCCCTACCGGAAATGCCTTTCAAAAGCTGGCCCGAACCAGGACGGAAATGGTAGGAGCTCTGGGCTTTTCTTACCGGGATGCACGGCGGATTTATCCCCTAGCCGAACCGGTTTTCCCGTTCTGGCAAGCGGAGGATCGGAAGCGCAGGGGCTGGGACTACTTCGATCTCAAAGCCGATGTATGGGGCCCCAATTTTGAGTTCGATCTCGTCATGCGCAAGGTCCGCAATTTTGCCGCGGTTTATAAAGCTCATCTCATTATGCCCTGGACCGATGCCGAAGTAGCCGCTTATGTAGCCAGCTTTCCAGAAAAGTATCTATATGATCGTAAAAATTTCAAAAACAAATTATTTCTTCGGCAAATTTTGAAAAAATATCTCGGAATTGACAGCGATGCTCTGGGAAAGTATTCCTATGGATTTAATGCCTACCTATTTCTTCAGAAAATGTCTCCCGAAGCCGAGGAAGAAATTTTGAAATGTTCTCTTTGGAATCCTAAAGGAGTAAAAAAAGTTTTAGACCGGCTCTCCATTCTAGCCCGCCAGGGGAACCGAATGGCCCGCAAGTTATGGGTAAGGCTTTATCTCCTTTCGGCCTGGTACAATTACAACCGTTACATCAAGCGCTGA
- a CDS encoding glycosyltransferase family 4 protein yields MPRGRVALLLDSPAKGNRRHHLQLQALKEAGFEPRVIFLSGDPSGCYLELKGHANFFRSLKFSRDRVFRSFSTKAFYRLMRMIQEEDIRVILTQRIRLLRYLIPLKIYRPRLRIIFYLVIGNVFRSPGRRLFFRLAQPFVDLILVNSRHLKEEVLSLGFVSPEKVDILYSGLEVSEFDLSVSKKEARRRFGFPEREFLFGMVARFRKEKDHAGLLRAFRLFLDQGGKASLILAGDGPLEAEIRELAHNLHLVERVRFLGRVPMKEVPYLLRTLDVFVYPTFREGMPMAVMEAMAAGLPIIATEAEGLPDLFDTPLEFGRLLPPGDPERLAQAMFEVFSLTEEDKAKLGAAARQRLEEAFSAEVLKQRTVEIVRNLLSA; encoded by the coding sequence ATGCCGCGCGGGCGAGTAGCACTTCTTCTGGATAGCCCGGCCAAGGGTAATCGAAGACATCACCTCCAGCTCCAGGCCCTCAAAGAGGCCGGTTTCGAGCCTCGGGTAATTTTTCTCTCTGGCGATCCTTCGGGCTGTTACCTAGAGCTTAAAGGACACGCTAATTTTTTTCGTTCTTTAAAATTCTCTAGAGATAGGGTTTTCCGAAGTTTTTCCACGAAGGCCTTTTATCGGCTCATGCGGATGATACAAGAGGAGGATATTCGGGTGATTCTTACCCAGAGGATTCGACTTCTGCGTTATCTGATCCCCCTTAAGATTTACCGACCCCGACTTCGTATCATTTTTTATCTAGTTATTGGAAATGTCTTTCGCTCTCCGGGAAGGCGTCTTTTTTTCCGCCTGGCACAACCTTTCGTAGATCTGATACTGGTAAACAGCCGCCACCTAAAAGAAGAAGTCCTTTCTCTCGGATTTGTTTCCCCTGAAAAGGTGGACATTCTCTATTCCGGGTTAGAGGTTTCCGAATTTGATCTTTCGGTCTCCAAGAAAGAGGCTCGCAGGCGATTTGGATTCCCAGAGAGGGAGTTTTTGTTCGGTATGGTGGCCCGGTTCCGGAAGGAAAAAGATCATGCCGGGCTCTTGAGAGCCTTTCGCCTCTTTCTCGATCAAGGAGGAAAGGCCTCATTAATTCTCGCCGGAGATGGTCCCCTTGAGGCGGAGATTCGAGAGCTTGCCCACAATCTGCATCTTGTGGAAAGAGTACGGTTTTTAGGACGAGTACCCATGAAGGAAGTCCCTTACCTTCTCCGCACGCTGGATGTGTTCGTTTATCCCACCTTTCGGGAGGGGATGCCAATGGCGGTAATGGAGGCCATGGCCGCGGGGCTTCCGATCATAGCCACCGAGGCTGAAGGTCTTCCAGATCTCTTTGATACCCCCCTTGAATTCGGCCGGCTTCTTCCACCCGGCGACCCCGAGAGACTGGCTCAGGCTATGTTCGAGGTCTTTTCCCTGACCGAAGAAGACAAAGCTAAGCTGGGGGCGGCAGCTCGCCAACGACTGGAAGAAGCCTTTTCCGCAGAAGTTCTGAAACAACGCACGGTGGAAATTGTCCGAAACCTCCTCAGCGCTTGA